From one Comamonas piscis genomic stretch:
- a CDS encoding SDR family oxidoreductase gives MDVFQIKDAVAVVTGGSSGIGLATVEMLLEQGAAVAFCGRNAERLQAAQAQLRERHPQARLLAAVCDVLHAPDVQRFAAEVQQTLGVASILINNAGQGRVSTFADTTDEAWSQELNLKFFSVIHPTRAFLPQLQQHAAQGRDAAIVCVNSLLASQPEPHMVATSAARAGLKNLVRSMATEFAPQGLRVNGILVGLIESGQWRRRFEAREDAAQDWATWTGALAQKKSIPLARLGLPREAAQAITFLASPLSSYTTGSHIDVSGGLSRHA, from the coding sequence ATGGATGTTTTCCAGATCAAGGATGCGGTGGCCGTGGTCACCGGCGGTTCGTCAGGCATTGGCCTGGCGACGGTCGAGATGCTGCTGGAGCAGGGCGCTGCCGTGGCCTTTTGCGGCCGCAATGCCGAGCGCCTGCAGGCCGCCCAAGCGCAGCTGCGCGAGCGCCATCCGCAGGCCCGGCTGCTGGCCGCCGTCTGCGATGTGCTGCATGCACCGGACGTGCAGCGCTTCGCCGCCGAGGTGCAGCAAACGCTGGGCGTCGCCAGCATCCTGATCAACAACGCGGGCCAGGGCCGGGTGTCGACCTTTGCCGACACCACGGACGAGGCCTGGAGCCAGGAGCTGAACCTGAAGTTCTTCTCCGTTATCCACCCCACGCGGGCCTTCCTGCCCCAGCTGCAGCAGCATGCCGCGCAGGGGCGCGATGCGGCCATCGTTTGCGTCAACTCGCTGCTGGCATCCCAGCCCGAGCCGCACATGGTTGCCACCTCGGCGGCACGCGCCGGCCTCAAGAACCTGGTGCGTTCCATGGCCACCGAATTTGCTCCCCAAGGCCTGCGCGTCAACGGCATCCTGGTCGGCCTGATCGAGTCGGGCCAATGGCGCCGCCGCTTCGAGGCGCGCGAAGACGCCGCGCAGGACTGGGCCACCTGGACCGGCGCGCTGGCCCAGAAGAAATCCATTCCGCTGGCACGCCTGGGCCTGCCCCGAGAAGCCGCACAGGCCATCACTTTTCTAGCCAGTCCCCTGTCGTCGTACACGACGGGCAGCCATATCGATGTTTCCGGAGGTCTCTCGCGTCATGCCTAA
- a CDS encoding thiamine pyrophosphate-binding protein has product MPNTAQITVGAAVAEFLEHCGVQAAFGVISIHNMPILDAMFARGKLRFVMARGEAGAGNMADACARSTSSLGVCITSTGPAAGNIAGSLVEAYTAGTPLLHITGQIETQYLDQKLSYIHEAPDQLTMLGAVSKAAFRVRSAETCLSTLKAAVQAAMTAPTGPVSVEIPIDIQQSLIDMPADWSPLPVAVLAPNAAALDALADTLAQARRPLLWLGGGARHAVAAVQRLKALGFGIVSTGQGRGIVPEDDPASLGAYNIQKPVEAFYQRCDAMLAVGTRLRSNETLKYELKLPRPLLRIDVDAAQQGRCYRDDGFVCGDSALALNGLADRLEARGYRADPEMLADLRQVHQEAVATMRDGLGPYSALVQQLQQVVGRNFNWVRDVTVSNSTWGNRELRFFAPNAGVHATGGGIGMGMPMAIGAAIGAAESGSGRKTLGLAGDGGFILNLGELATLVQESCDCLIVLMNDQRYGVIQNIQDASYGGRRCYVDLHTPDYAQLCASIHLPHARVRNLDELPAVLDAAWSRKGPFLLEIDMLAIGSFKTTFSGPPVNKLDQIPATQTQ; this is encoded by the coding sequence ATGCCTAATACCGCACAAATCACCGTCGGCGCTGCCGTTGCCGAATTTCTCGAACACTGCGGCGTGCAGGCCGCATTCGGGGTGATTTCCATCCACAACATGCCGATCCTGGATGCGATGTTCGCCCGCGGCAAGCTGCGCTTTGTGATGGCCCGTGGCGAGGCCGGTGCCGGCAACATGGCCGATGCCTGTGCCCGTTCCACCTCCAGCCTGGGGGTCTGCATCACCAGCACCGGCCCGGCAGCGGGCAATATCGCCGGCAGCCTGGTGGAGGCCTATACGGCCGGCACGCCGCTGCTGCACATCACCGGGCAGATTGAGACCCAGTACCTCGACCAGAAGCTGTCCTATATCCACGAGGCACCAGACCAGCTCACGATGCTGGGGGCGGTGTCCAAGGCTGCGTTTCGCGTGCGCAGCGCCGAGACCTGCCTGTCCACCTTGAAGGCGGCGGTGCAGGCGGCGATGACGGCCCCCACCGGGCCGGTCAGCGTCGAGATTCCGATCGACATCCAGCAAAGCCTGATCGACATGCCGGCCGACTGGTCGCCACTGCCGGTGGCGGTGCTGGCCCCCAATGCGGCAGCGTTGGACGCCTTGGCCGACACACTGGCCCAGGCCCGCCGCCCACTGCTGTGGCTGGGCGGCGGCGCACGCCATGCAGTGGCGGCCGTGCAGCGCCTCAAGGCCCTGGGCTTTGGCATTGTCAGCACCGGCCAGGGGCGCGGCATTGTGCCCGAGGACGATCCCGCTTCGCTGGGCGCCTACAACATCCAGAAGCCGGTCGAGGCCTTCTACCAGCGCTGCGACGCCATGCTGGCAGTGGGCACACGCCTGCGCAGCAACGAGACGCTGAAGTACGAGCTCAAGCTGCCCCGCCCGCTGCTGCGCATTGATGTGGATGCCGCCCAGCAAGGCCGCTGCTACCGCGATGACGGCTTTGTCTGTGGTGACTCGGCGCTGGCGCTGAACGGTCTGGCCGACCGGCTGGAGGCGCGCGGCTACCGGGCCGATCCCGAGATGCTGGCCGATCTGCGCCAGGTGCACCAGGAGGCGGTGGCCACGATGCGCGATGGCCTGGGTCCCTACAGCGCCCTGGTGCAGCAGCTGCAGCAGGTGGTGGGCCGCAACTTCAACTGGGTGCGCGATGTGACCGTCTCCAACAGCACCTGGGGCAACCGGGAGCTGCGCTTTTTCGCCCCCAATGCCGGCGTGCATGCCACCGGTGGCGGCATCGGCATGGGCATGCCGATGGCCATTGGTGCCGCCATCGGCGCGGCCGAAAGCGGCTCGGGTCGCAAAACCTTGGGGCTGGCGGGCGATGGCGGCTTCATCCTCAACCTGGGGGAGCTGGCGACCTTGGTGCAAGAGTCCTGCGACTGCCTGATCGTGCTGATGAATGACCAACGCTATGGCGTGATCCAGAACATCCAGGATGCCTCCTACGGCGGCCGCCGCTGCTATGTGGACCTGCACACGCCCGACTATGCGCAGCTCTGTGCCTCGATCCACCTGCCCCATGCCCGGGTGCGCAATCTGGACGAACTGCCCGCCGTGCTGGACGCGGCCTGGAGCCGCAAGGGGCCCTTCCTGCTGGAGATCGACATGCTGGCCATCGGCAGCTTCAAGACCACGTTCTCCGGCCCGCCGGTGAACAAGCTGGACCAGATCCCGGCCACCCAGACCCAGTAA
- a CDS encoding aspartate dehydrogenase, translating into MQIALIGCGAIGSALLELVQNDAGLQIAAIVVPEGSQDAARAVAQRLAPGAQVVQTVPAAGIDLVVEAAGHAAITQHVLPALQRGLPCIVASVGALSAPGLPEQLEAAARAGRTQVQLIAGAIGGIDALAAARIGGLDSVRYTGRKPPQAWKGTPAEQGRDLDSLAVETLIFEGTAREAAAQFPKNANVAATVSLAGLGLDRTMVRLIADPAVRENLHQVEAAGAFGSFELTMRNQPLTANPKTSALTVFSAVRALRGHVAPLVI; encoded by the coding sequence ATGCAGATTGCACTGATCGGCTGCGGCGCCATTGGCAGCGCCTTGCTGGAACTGGTCCAGAACGATGCCGGCCTGCAGATCGCCGCCATTGTGGTGCCGGAGGGCAGCCAGGATGCAGCGCGGGCCGTGGCGCAGCGCCTGGCCCCGGGTGCCCAGGTTGTGCAGACCGTTCCCGCCGCCGGTATCGACCTGGTGGTGGAGGCCGCTGGCCATGCCGCCATCACCCAGCATGTGCTGCCCGCGCTGCAGCGCGGCCTGCCCTGCATCGTCGCATCGGTGGGCGCCTTGTCGGCGCCTGGCCTGCCCGAACAGCTGGAGGCAGCGGCCCGCGCCGGCCGCACACAGGTGCAATTGATTGCAGGCGCCATCGGCGGCATTGATGCGCTGGCCGCCGCCCGCATCGGTGGCCTGGACAGCGTGCGCTACACCGGCCGCAAGCCACCCCAGGCCTGGAAGGGCACGCCCGCCGAGCAGGGCCGTGATCTGGATAGCCTGGCAGTCGAAACCCTGATCTTCGAAGGCACGGCGCGCGAAGCAGCGGCACAGTTCCCCAAGAACGCCAATGTCGCTGCCACCGTGTCGCTGGCCGGGCTGGGTCTGGACCGCACCATGGTGCGCCTGATCGCCGACCCGGCGGTGCGCGAGAACCTGCACCAGGTCGAGGCCGCCGGCGCCTTTGGCAGCTTTGAGCTGACCATGCGCAACCAGCCGCTGACCGCCAACCCCAAGACCTCGGCCCTGACCGTGTTCAGCGCCGTGCGCGCGCTGCGCGGCCATGTCGCGCCGCTGGTGATCTGA
- a CDS encoding aldehyde dehydrogenase — translation MSKLELLPINIAGEWRLGAGDESHSLYPATGEVVGRLRAPSLADVDEAIRKADQAFRHSGWAQKKPHERAAVLQRVAQLIRERAEPLAQLQRLDNGKPISETRALVASAAGTFQFFAAACETMEETLTPPRGDCMTMSVYEPMGVVAAITPWNSPIASEAQKMAPALAAGNAVVVKPAEATPLLALELARICEQAGVPKGIISVLPGRGSVIGDAITQHPLVKRVSFTGGTSTGKHIARIAADKMMPVSLELGGKSATMVLEDADLDHAVNGVLYGIFSSSGESCIAGSRLFVARKLYGDFMERLTAKAAALRVGDPADERTQMGPLISAKHRESIESYVQLGLSEGGQLRTGGQRPEGALYEHGYYYRPTILEGLKNQDQICQQEIFGPVLVAMPFDDEAALLEQANDSVYALAAGIWTRDYKAAWRIGRAVQAGTVWINTYKQFSISTPFGGWRDSGLGREKGRLGIQQYMEQKSLYWGLNEAPLAWAN, via the coding sequence ATGTCCAAGCTTGAACTGCTTCCCATCAACATCGCCGGCGAATGGCGCCTGGGTGCTGGCGATGAATCCCACAGCCTCTACCCCGCCACTGGCGAAGTGGTGGGCCGCCTGCGCGCACCCAGCCTGGCCGATGTGGACGAGGCCATCCGCAAGGCCGACCAGGCCTTTCGCCACAGCGGCTGGGCGCAGAAAAAGCCCCATGAGCGCGCCGCCGTGCTGCAGCGCGTGGCCCAACTGATCCGCGAGCGCGCTGAGCCACTGGCGCAGCTGCAGCGCCTTGACAACGGCAAGCCGATCAGCGAGACGCGCGCCCTGGTGGCCAGCGCTGCCGGCACTTTCCAGTTCTTTGCCGCGGCCTGCGAGACGATGGAAGAGACCCTGACGCCGCCCCGGGGCGATTGCATGACCATGAGCGTCTACGAGCCCATGGGCGTGGTGGCCGCCATCACGCCCTGGAACTCGCCCATCGCCAGCGAGGCGCAGAAGATGGCCCCGGCGCTGGCGGCTGGCAATGCCGTGGTGGTCAAGCCCGCAGAAGCCACGCCCCTGCTGGCGCTGGAGCTGGCCAGGATCTGTGAACAAGCCGGTGTGCCCAAGGGCATCATCAGCGTGCTGCCCGGCCGTGGCTCGGTCATTGGCGATGCCATCACCCAGCATCCGCTGGTCAAGCGGGTGTCGTTCACCGGTGGCACCTCCACCGGCAAGCACATCGCCCGCATTGCCGCCGACAAGATGATGCCGGTCTCGCTGGAGCTGGGCGGCAAGTCGGCCACCATGGTGCTCGAAGATGCCGACCTCGACCATGCCGTCAACGGCGTGCTCTACGGCATCTTCAGCTCCTCGGGCGAATCCTGCATCGCCGGCTCGCGGCTGTTTGTGGCGCGCAAGCTGTATGGCGACTTCATGGAGCGGCTGACGGCCAAGGCTGCGGCGCTGCGCGTGGGCGACCCCGCCGATGAGCGCACCCAGATGGGCCCGCTGATCAGCGCCAAGCACCGTGAATCGATCGAAAGCTATGTGCAGCTGGGCCTGTCAGAGGGCGGCCAACTGCGCACCGGCGGCCAGCGGCCCGAGGGCGCGCTCTATGAGCACGGCTATTACTACCGCCCCACCATCCTCGAAGGCCTGAAGAACCAGGACCAGATCTGCCAGCAGGAGATCTTTGGCCCGGTGCTGGTGGCCATGCCTTTTGATGACGAAGCGGCCTTGCTGGAACAGGCCAATGACAGCGTCTATGCGCTGGCCGCCGGCATCTGGACGCGCGATTACAAGGCCGCCTGGCGTATTGGCCGGGCCGTGCAGGCCGGCACCGTCTGGATCAACACCTACAAGCAGTTCTCCATCTCGACGCCGTTTGGCGGCTGGCGCGACAGCGGCCTGGGCCGCGAAAAAGGGCGCCTGGGCATCCAGCAGTACATGGAGCAAAAAAGCCTGTACTGGGGCCTGAACGAGGCACCACTGGCCTGGGCCAACTAA
- a CDS encoding VOC family protein, with translation MSVLGIDEISYGADDLAACRQFFLDWGLGLVEEQAERLVFETLNGCRVIVAASSHPDLPPAIEAGPTLREVVWGVESAADLALYESRIAQLPGFVKQGGRIGCTDPNGLALRLQVTQKRDLDLPSAEYNTWSRKGRIDQASPAYERAQPIEVGHVVFFVKDVQACERFYVEHFGFAASDRYPERGAFLRTAPEGGHHDIFLLQRPDKHAGLNHVAFTVRDIHEVFGGGMHISRCGWDTQLGPGRHPVSSAYFWYFKNPAGALVEYYADEDQLTADWQPREFEPGPTVFAEWAIDGGIDGNTRRQKGVGAADGKFLTDKRH, from the coding sequence ATGAGCGTATTGGGCATTGACGAAATCAGTTATGGCGCCGACGACCTGGCGGCCTGCCGCCAGTTCTTTCTCGACTGGGGTTTGGGCCTGGTCGAGGAGCAGGCCGAGCGCCTGGTGTTTGAGACCTTGAACGGCTGCCGCGTGATCGTGGCCGCCAGCAGCCACCCCGATCTGCCGCCTGCCATCGAGGCCGGCCCCACCCTGCGCGAAGTCGTCTGGGGCGTGGAGAGCGCTGCCGACCTGGCACTCTACGAAAGCCGTATTGCGCAGCTGCCGGGCTTTGTGAAGCAGGGAGGCCGCATCGGCTGCACGGATCCCAACGGCCTGGCGCTGCGCCTGCAGGTCACGCAAAAGCGCGACCTCGACCTGCCCAGCGCCGAGTACAACACCTGGAGCCGCAAGGGCCGCATCGACCAGGCCAGCCCGGCCTACGAGCGCGCCCAGCCGATCGAGGTCGGCCATGTGGTCTTCTTCGTCAAGGATGTGCAGGCCTGCGAGCGCTTCTATGTGGAGCACTTCGGTTTTGCCGCATCGGACCGCTACCCCGAGCGGGGCGCCTTTCTGCGCACCGCGCCCGAGGGCGGCCACCACGACATCTTTTTGCTGCAGCGCCCCGACAAGCATGCCGGTCTCAACCATGTGGCCTTCACCGTGCGCGACATCCACGAGGTCTTCGGCGGCGGCATGCACATCTCGCGCTGCGGCTGGGACACCCAGCTCGGTCCCGGCCGCCACCCGGTGTCTTCCGCCTATTTCTGGTACTTCAAGAACCCGGCCGGCGCCCTGGTGGAGTACTACGCCGACGAGGACCAGCTGACGGCCGACTGGCAGCCGCGCGAGTTCGAACCCGGCCCCACGGTGTTTGCCGAATGGGCGATCGATGGCGGCATTGATGGCAACACCCGCCGCCAAAAGGGCGTGGGCGCTGCGGACGGCAAGTTCCTCACCGACAAACGCCACTGA
- a CDS encoding Bug family tripartite tricarboxylate transporter substrate binding protein, whose product MQRRMLIPTLLALASAAALPLAQAQSPADGRQALAAAPFTIIAPFPPGGPVDTLARMLSNGLAAQYKQVSIVDNRTGANGNIGIEAAKRAKADGHTLLVVPQGNLTINPTLMPKLHYSVEGDFVPVTSLARTANVIAVHPSVPAKTIAELVALAKQKPGGIGYASPGVGSSLHLAGELFGQQAGVNFLHVAYKGTAPGLNDVLGGTVPMIIGNLPTLLPHIQSGKLRALAVTDAQRSAELSDVSTLAEAGVPGVALSSWYGVMAPKGTPAAVLAQLQQDLGQIFNEPTSKAQLQKQGLSVWIVEGAKFGDVIRSETAEWAPIIKRRGIEAQ is encoded by the coding sequence ATGCAAAGACGCATGCTCATCCCCACCTTGTTGGCCCTGGCCAGCGCTGCGGCGCTGCCCTTGGCGCAGGCACAGAGCCCGGCCGATGGCCGCCAGGCGCTGGCTGCCGCGCCGTTCACCATCATTGCGCCCTTTCCGCCGGGCGGCCCGGTCGACACCTTGGCGCGCATGCTCTCGAATGGGCTGGCGGCGCAGTACAAGCAGGTGTCCATCGTGGACAACCGCACGGGCGCCAACGGCAATATCGGCATCGAGGCAGCCAAGCGCGCCAAAGCCGATGGCCACACGCTGCTGGTGGTGCCCCAGGGCAATCTGACGATCAACCCGACCCTGATGCCCAAGCTGCACTACAGCGTGGAGGGTGACTTCGTGCCGGTGACCTCGCTGGCGCGCACCGCCAATGTGATCGCGGTGCACCCGTCGGTGCCCGCCAAGACCATTGCGGAGCTGGTGGCGCTGGCCAAGCAAAAACCGGGTGGGATCGGCTATGCCTCGCCCGGCGTGGGCAGCAGCCTGCACCTGGCGGGCGAGCTCTTCGGCCAGCAGGCGGGCGTGAACTTTCTGCATGTGGCCTACAAGGGCACGGCCCCGGGCCTGAACGATGTGCTGGGCGGCACGGTGCCGATGATCATCGGCAACCTGCCCACCCTGCTGCCGCATATCCAGTCCGGCAAGCTGCGAGCGCTGGCCGTGACCGATGCCCAGCGCAGCGCGGAGCTGTCGGATGTATCGACGCTGGCCGAGGCCGGTGTACCGGGTGTGGCGCTGTCGTCCTGGTATGGCGTGATGGCGCCCAAGGGCACGCCAGCGGCCGTGCTGGCGCAGTTGCAGCAGGACCTGGGGCAGATCTTCAACGAGCCGACCAGCAAGGCGCAACTGCAAAAGCAGGGCCTCAGTGTCTGGATAGTAGAGGGCGCGAAGTTCGGCGATGTGATCCGCAGCGAGACCGCTGAATGGGCGCCCATCATCAAGCGCCGAGGGATCGAGGCGCAGTAG
- a CDS encoding recombinase-like helix-turn-helix domain-containing protein: protein MAVERYLEPHQARQRPATLFEDLLGDAIERAFGEGVQTLPELVAYINRSGPAGENGEAWTEPSFAALMQRLGH from the coding sequence ATGGCTGTTGAACGATACCTTGAACCGCACCAGGCCCGCCAGCGCCCTGCGACCCTGTTTGAAGACCTGCTGGGCGATGCGATAGAGCGCGCCTTTGGCGAAGGCGTGCAGACCCTGCCCGAGCTGGTGGCCTATATCAACCGCAGCGGCCCGGCCGGGGAGAACGGCGAGGCCTGGACTGAACCCAGCTTTGCCGCGCTGATGCAACGCCTGGGCCACTAA
- a CDS encoding aromatic ring-hydroxylating oxygenase subunit alpha yields the protein MHVQTISINPVDRLLSKGLQNLWYPVCPSDFVQDKPVSLRRFGYKIALWRDAAGQVHALEDHCPHRGAPLSQGVILGDRLACPYHGVEVRCDGTVTKVPGSPGCKLEGARAALDFHVHEAHGAIFLFNSDTHVDAPPAFRMPEELTSPEYSNFLCYAEWRTDYRYAIDNVMDPMHGTFLHKQSHSMADGDSKATFQVRETDLGFVFEKAGQRGVNFDWTEWGETDMHWMRLEIPYPKTGGPGGNFAIIACVTPISPELCAVFFWRCRRVQGWMRDTWRFLYRNRLEARHWTVLEQDRVMMEQMELDANERENLYQHDIGLVRLRRRLRRLAEEQLEGSGAA from the coding sequence ATGCATGTACAAACCATCTCTATCAATCCTGTGGACCGCTTGCTCAGCAAGGGCCTGCAGAATCTCTGGTACCCCGTCTGCCCCTCCGACTTTGTGCAGGACAAACCGGTCTCGCTGCGCCGCTTTGGCTACAAGATCGCGCTCTGGCGCGATGCCGCGGGCCAGGTGCATGCGCTGGAGGACCATTGCCCGCACCGGGGCGCGCCACTGTCGCAAGGCGTGATCCTCGGCGACCGCCTTGCCTGCCCCTACCACGGCGTCGAAGTGCGCTGCGATGGCACGGTGACCAAGGTGCCAGGCAGCCCGGGCTGCAAGCTGGAAGGCGCGCGCGCCGCGCTGGATTTCCATGTGCATGAAGCGCATGGCGCCATCTTTCTCTTCAACAGCGACACGCATGTGGATGCGCCGCCCGCCTTCCGCATGCCCGAGGAGCTGACCTCGCCCGAGTATTCGAACTTCCTCTGCTATGCCGAATGGCGTACCGACTACCGCTACGCGATCGACAACGTGATGGACCCGATGCATGGCACGTTTTTGCACAAGCAGTCGCACTCCATGGCCGACGGCGACAGCAAGGCCACCTTCCAGGTGCGCGAGACCGATCTGGGCTTTGTGTTTGAGAAGGCGGGCCAGCGCGGTGTGAACTTTGACTGGACGGAGTGGGGCGAGACCGACATGCACTGGATGCGGCTGGAGATTCCCTATCCCAAGACCGGTGGCCCCGGTGGCAATTTCGCCATCATCGCCTGCGTCACCCCGATCAGCCCCGAGCTCTGCGCGGTGTTCTTCTGGCGCTGCCGCCGCGTGCAGGGCTGGATGCGCGACACCTGGCGCTTTCTCTACCGCAACCGCCTGGAGGCGCGCCACTGGACGGTGCTGGAGCAGGACCGCGTGATGATGGAGCAGATGGAGCTGGATGCCAACGAGCGCGAGAACCTCTACCAGCATGACATTGGTCTGGTGCGTCTGCGCCGCCGCCTGCGCCGCCTGGCCGAGGAACAACTGGAAGGAAGTGGCGCAGCATGA
- a CDS encoding PDR/VanB family oxidoreductase: MTTTLQAFVHTLRFEAQDTISVELRPVDGGELPAFTAGSHIDLHLPNGLVRSYSLSNDSRERHRYVVGVLRDRASRGGSRCVHEALRVGMPISISEPRNHFALDESARHTVLVAGGIGITPMLCMARRLQSQGSSFEMLYFARDRRSAAFLAELQALGMPLQLHFDAEAGGPPDLRALLAQHGADAGLHHYACGPTPMLDAFERVCSELGHANAHIERFSPVEVQAASDARSNYTVELKRSGRVIEITAEQSLLDTLLAAGVDIGHSCCEGVCGSCETRVLSGVPDHRDSVLSAKEKAGNQVMMLCVSGCKSEALVLDL, translated from the coding sequence ATGACGACGACCTTGCAGGCCTTTGTGCACACGCTGCGCTTTGAGGCCCAGGACACCATCAGTGTCGAGCTGCGCCCGGTGGATGGGGGCGAGCTGCCGGCATTCACGGCCGGCTCCCACATCGACCTGCACCTCCCCAATGGGCTGGTGCGCAGCTACTCGCTGTCCAACGACAGCCGCGAACGGCACCGCTATGTCGTAGGCGTGCTGCGCGACCGTGCCAGCCGGGGCGGCTCGCGCTGCGTGCATGAGGCGCTGCGCGTGGGCATGCCCATCAGCATCTCCGAGCCGCGCAACCATTTCGCACTGGACGAAAGCGCCCGCCATACGGTGCTGGTGGCCGGTGGCATCGGCATCACGCCCATGCTGTGCATGGCGCGCCGGCTGCAGAGCCAGGGCAGCTCTTTCGAGATGCTCTACTTTGCGCGTGACCGCCGCAGTGCCGCCTTTCTGGCCGAGCTGCAGGCGCTGGGCATGCCGCTGCAGCTGCACTTCGATGCCGAGGCGGGTGGCCCGCCCGATCTGCGGGCGCTGCTGGCCCAGCACGGTGCCGATGCCGGTCTGCACCACTATGCCTGCGGCCCGACGCCAATGCTCGATGCCTTCGAGCGCGTCTGCAGCGAGCTGGGCCATGCCAACGCCCACATCGAGCGCTTCAGCCCGGTCGAGGTCCAGGCGGCCAGCGATGCCCGCAGCAACTACACGGTCGAGCTCAAGCGCAGCGGCCGTGTCATCGAGATCACAGCCGAGCAATCACTGCTGGACACCTTGTTGGCAGCGGGCGTCGATATCGGCCACAGCTGCTGCGAAGGGGTCTGCGGCTCCTGCGAAACCCGGGTGCTCAGCGGCGTGCCCGACCACCGCGACTCGGTGCTCAGTGCCAAGGAAAAGGCGGGCAACCAGGTGATGATGCTCTGCGTCTCCGGCTGCAAGAGCGAGGCGCTGGTTCTGGATCTCTAA
- a CDS encoding porin, producing the protein MKKIAIAAGLASLAGIAAAQSKVEVFGVIDTNITRLTGTGTSSKLGLATGGANISRLGFRGTEDLGGNLKAGFWLEAGLDSDTGAGKAAGSTGLGFNRRSTVSLLGDLGELRLGRDDSASFLSTLIFDPFLTNGVGGTGAFSILGVPAAGTSTGGAPIQISNALSYLLPASLGGFYGQAQLAFGEHTKAEPNKNQGDYRGLRLGYRQGAFNGALAMGRFYGDSPDNNVSASNLGLSYDLGVVKPMLIWAREKRGALKVTVLQLGATAPLGPGELRASLGHYNTAGSDADWNKVALGYGYNFSKRTQVYGTLAYLKNKSGANRAIGVQGLSATGAAMGGKSSGMELGIRHFF; encoded by the coding sequence ATGAAAAAAATCGCGATTGCCGCTGGCTTGGCCAGCCTGGCAGGGATAGCTGCAGCCCAATCCAAGGTCGAGGTGTTCGGCGTCATCGACACCAACATCACCCGTTTGACGGGCACGGGCACGTCCAGCAAGCTGGGCCTGGCCACCGGGGGGGCCAATATCAGCCGGCTGGGATTTCGCGGTACCGAAGACCTGGGCGGCAACCTGAAGGCCGGCTTTTGGCTGGAGGCGGGTTTGGATTCGGATACCGGCGCCGGCAAGGCGGCGGGCAGCACGGGCCTGGGTTTCAACCGCCGCTCCACGGTGAGCCTGCTCGGTGATTTGGGTGAGCTGCGTCTGGGCCGGGACGATTCGGCCAGCTTTCTCAGCACCCTGATCTTTGATCCCTTTCTGACCAATGGCGTGGGCGGCACGGGGGCCTTCAGCATCCTGGGCGTTCCGGCGGCGGGAACCTCCACCGGCGGCGCACCCATCCAGATCAGCAATGCCCTCAGCTACCTGCTGCCGGCCAGCCTGGGCGGCTTCTACGGCCAGGCCCAGCTGGCCTTTGGCGAACATACCAAGGCAGAGCCCAACAAGAACCAGGGCGACTACCGAGGCCTGCGCCTGGGCTACCGCCAAGGCGCTTTCAACGGCGCGCTGGCCATGGGCCGCTTCTATGGCGACAGCCCAGACAACAACGTCAGCGCCAGCAACCTGGGCCTGAGCTATGACCTGGGTGTGGTCAAACCGATGCTGATCTGGGCGCGTGAAAAGCGCGGCGCACTGAAGGTGACGGTGCTGCAGCTCGGTGCCACGGCGCCGCTGGGCCCGGGTGAGCTGCGCGCTTCGCTGGGCCACTACAACACGGCCGGCAGCGATGCGGACTGGAACAAGGTCGCGCTGGGCTATGGCTACAACTTCAGCAAGCGCACCCAGGTCTACGGCACGCTGGCCTACCTGAAGAACAAGAGTGGTGCCAACCGCGCCATCGGCGTTCAAGGCCTCAGCGCCACCGGCGCCGCGATGGGCGGCAAGTCCAGCGGCATGGAGCTGGGCATCCGCCACTTCTTCTGA